The Methanobacterium bryantii DNA segment TGGAGACAGGTTACCCGCCCCGTCCACTGCTAAAAACTTCAAAGTAGTGGTAGAACCTATTGAAATTGGACCTGTATATTTGATACTGATCTTAGTTGGAGTAATGCCGTTTGTAGTGTAGTAAATAGTTCCAATTTCGCTCATTGAAAGACTAACACTTTTGGCAGTATTATATAAACCGCTTGGGACGTTAGCACCCACAGTAGGGGATATATTATCTGTTATAGTGTATGTTTCTATGTAAACTGAACTCCAATTAGTTGCAGAATCCACTGCAGCGAATTTAAGAGTCATTGTACTATTCACCATAACAGGAGATGTATATTTGATTTTTGTGCTGCTTTTTCGTGGATCTGAACCATCTTTAGTGTAATATATAGTCGTTCCTGCAGTTGATGTAAGGTTCACCATCTGTGTTGTATTGTAATTACCCCCACATATACTGGCATGAAGGATAAATGGCACGAGATATGCATACTTTAAACGGGAATTTGCAGTTGTATAACTCACATTTGGAATCCCTGATGGGCTCAAAGTAAGGGATATCCACTGCCCCACACCATCAACAGTGTCGATATAGTTATCAGTTATCCATCCAGAACCTTCTTTATAAGCATATTTTAAATTCTGTGTTGTAGAATCCTGATAAACTATTAATGGACTATCTGATTGAGTTAATACCAGTTTACTGCATAATGACTTTAAATTGCTGACAACTTCAGTAATCCACTTCGTGCCGTTCCAATATGCGTATTTTAAGCTCCCATTAGTCCCATTATTAACATTATAACTTATACATGGATTACCTGAAGAATCAAGTGCAAGAGAATTCCAGGCTCCAACATTTAACAGGTCTAACATATTTCCATCAACAATTGTTGTTTTCCATACCCCATCTGATGTCCTTTCAGCATATCTCAGACTGCCCTGTACAGGACCGCTGACTATATCATAATAACTGATTCTAGGGTTCCCATTTGAATCTACTGCAAGAGAATTCCACCTGCCCCCAGATGATTTTGGAGTTACATTTTCTATAACCCACTTTGTACCGTTTTTGTACATGTACTGGAGTTCTCCAGCGCCGTTATTAGCTGAATTATTGTAATAGCTGATTCTCGGCTGATCGTTATACAAAACCAGGTTAATATATGAAATATAACTGTTTTGATCTAAAATGATTATATGCCATCCAGTACTATCTTTGTAAGCATATTTCAATTTATCAACAGTATCCTGACCAAAAACCTCACCATAAACCATATGAGGGTTGCCTGAGGAGTCCAGTACAAGGGATACATAAAAACCCGCGCCCGCTTTGGTTGAGTCTACAATTTCTATATGCCATCCTTTACTATCCTTGTAAGCATATTTAAGTTCAGGGTAGTCTGTATCTGATTGTGCAACCTGATAATATGCTATATGGGGGTTTCCTGATTTATCTACAGCAATAGAATTGTATTCACCACTGCTGTCTATAATTGTACTGTTCCATGTACCCCCTGCACCAGGTTTATCAAGCGTATATGTTATAGTAGTTACATTTGATATATGGCCTGCAGCGTCAGCTGCAATGAATTTCAAAACGGTAGTACCTATGGTGTTAATGTCTATAGGCCATGTGTAAAGTGTACTGTTTGTTGTAGGATTTGAACTGTCCCGAGTATAATATATTTTAGGATTCAAGTCCATTTCATCGACTGCACTCAATTCAACATCCTGATCAGAAGTATATAACCCTCCCAGCAAACTTGCTGAAGCTATTGGTGCAGTAATATCTGCCATAATATATGTTTCAGTGTAAACGGGGCTCCAGTTACCTGCATCATCCACGGTGGCGAATTTAAGAGTTGTATTAGTGTTAATTAAAAGGGAACTGGTATACTGAACTCTTGTACTGCTTGTACGTGGATCAGTACCGTCTGTAGTGTAATAGATTACTGGATTAGAATCAATAATATCAATTGCAGTTAAAGTTACAGATTTCCTCGTGTTATAAGTACCTCCAGCAATGTCAGCAGAAGCCGTTGGACTGGTTTTATCTATTGTGTAAGTTCTTGTAACTATGTCTGAAACATTTCCAGCATCATCAACTGCTATGAACTTTAAAGTGATAGTCCCTTCATCACTGAATGTTATTGGATCCTTATAAAGTATACTACTTGTAGTTGGGTCTGAACCATTAAGTGTATAATATATTTTTGGGTTAGGGTACAGATTGTCACCTGCAGTTAAGGTAACAGTTTTTAAAGTGTTATATGCACCGTTTGCAATGTCAGAAGAGACATCAATAATTTTAACGACGATGTATTGAGTTATTTCACTGTTACCATGGTCATTAGTTACTGTTAATTTAACTGTGTAATTACCAGCTGCATTATATGTATATGTTGGGTTCTGTTCAGTACTGTCAATCACTCCGTCATTATCAAAATCCCAAGCATATGTTAATGGTTTGACTCCTGTTGACTTGCTGGTAAAATGAACTGTCAGTGGAACTAATCCACTGGACACGTCTGTAGTAAATGCAGCATTTGCTTTTGGAGAACCCATGACAGCGTAGCCGCTTGGACCTCCTGTCTGTCCAGGCAAAATGCTGTTTGTCCATCCCATTCCCTGCCCATGAGTGGTATTTGCATTCCATGAGTAAACATTGAAAGCTGCGAGGGAGTAAAGATTATCAAAGCTGTAATTTACCTTTACATTTCCATAATTAATGAAAGTATTTCCACCAGGGTAATTAGACCCCAGGAGACCCGCATGTAGGTCTACAAACAATATATAAAACATATTAGATGAATCATTCATATCTTCCCCATAAAATATAGGATATGCTGTATCTCCACCTGCAAGCTTCCAGTTTTGAGGTCCGTAAATGAAATCACTCTTATAAAATGTTTTATCAATAGTCACTGCTTGATAAGTAACAGAACTGATATCGGGTGCGGTATCCCTGGCATCCGTTGGTGTCCATGTATACCCACTTGCCTTAATGTGCACTGCGAAGTCATCAGGTATTGTCCCATTGACAGCAATCATTAAAATGACATCGTCCTGATATCCCCTGCCACCAGTATCTGTGACATAAAATACTCCCGACTGGTTTGAAGTGATTGTATACTGTCCATAATTAGCCCCAGATGTAGAATTAGCAGATACATGAACTGCATTCAGCCCACCACCAGATCCTAAATCCTGCATGTAATAGGAAGTGTTATCTGTTGTATTAATATAAACATCATTATAATCAGAAATAGGTGTCGTAGAATTTGTAGAATTCACATTATCTGCCGACACACTTCCACTAAAAATAAGCATTAAAGCACATATCAGTGCTATAAATATTACACATCTCCCCCAGTTTTTCAATTTTTTGTCCGCCTCCCCTATTTTCGTTAAAACATGAATGTAATCAATATCAAAATAAAAAAAAAGAAAAAGAAAAACAAATAAATTATTTTTTCCTGCTTAAAGCTAATCCACTTCCTGCAAGTAACAGGGCTGAAACTAAACCACCAAGCGGTAAACCAGTGTCCTGCATAGGTACTGTTTTAGTAGTGGTTGTGGTTACTGCATGCACAGTGGTATTATTACCTGTAGAAAAACCTGAACCAGATCCTGAGCCTGAACCATTATCTGTAGCTGAAACAGCATTTACAAGTAAAGAACCAATGCTACTGTTTAATTCAGGATCATAACCTGCAGTAGTGACTGCAGGCTGTAAATTGTAACTTCCAGCACTTAAAACAGTTACATTAAGCCATAAATATGGGTCACCTACCGTTACGTTACCTAAATTCCAGGTTAAAGTTCTGGTAGCGTCATCATAATAAATGGTACCCTGATCTACAGTTGCGCCGTCATATTCCAGACCTTCAGGAATCACATAGGTGAAAACTACATCGTTAGCAATACCTGGGCCATTATTACACAGCTTAAAGGTATAAGTTACTTTATCCCCCACTTGAGGATTAGTTTTAGATGGAATAACCTGTACATACACATCAGACTTAATGGTATATGTTTCACTGTAAACTGAGCTCCAATTACCAGCAGCGTCTACTGCAGCATATTTAAGCGTCGTAGTACCATCTATCTCAATTGGACCAGTGTAAACGCTCCGTGTACTGCTTGTTTTTGGATCAGTGCCATCTGTGGTGTAATAAATTGTTGCACTGTCACTATCATCTGTAGCGTTCAATGTCACGGTTTGTGTGGTGTTGAAAACTCCTCCAACCTGACTGCTATTTACTATTGGTGCTGTAACATCATTAACAGTTATGATCTGAGTTTCAGTGTTACTACCGCCTGTGTTTGTAGCAGTTAAACTGACAGTGTATACCCCCGGTTTAGTGTAAGTATGAGCGGGGTTCTGTTCAGTTGATGTAGTTCCGTCACCAAAGTCCCAGCTCCATGAAGTAGGGCTGTTGGTAGATTGATCATTGAACTGTACATCCATAGGTGCTGATCCATTGGTTACATTAGCTGTGAAATTAGCTGATGGAACTCCCATAACGTTAAATCCACTTATTTTTGATTTTGAAGCATTTAAACAATTGGTCATTATAGCACCTGTACCATGGGCACTGGCTGAGTACCATCCAAATACATTGAACGCTGCAAAAGAGGTCAAGTCGTTGAAACTGTAATCAACTCTTATTGCTCCATTATCTATTCCAGTCTGCAGGCAGCCAGCATACAGATCTATGAACATTATATGGAACGTATTGTTTGTATCATCCATGTTCTGCCCATAGTAAATAGGATAATTAGAGAGAGTAGATGGTCTCCATATCTGAGGCCCGTATATAAAATCATTTTTAGTGAACGTTTCATTCACAGCAGCTGTCACATAATTGAGATTAGTTTTAGGATCATTGACATTACCAAGTCCTGCACTTGGAATATCCCAAGTGTAACCACTGGATGTTATGTGAACGCTGAAATCATCAGGTATTGTTCCATTCACTGCAAGCATGAGAATAGCTTCATGCATAGTTGCCTGTCCACCAGTAAAAGTAATCCAAAAGGTACCTGACTGATTAGATGTGGTTGTGACTTGTCCAAAGTTATTACTCGCATTGTTGTTTGAAATGTGTATAGGGTTAAAACCTCCACCGTTTGATTCCAGCAGGAAGAAATAAGTGTTATTAACATATGAATATGTATATACCTGACTTCTTCCATTTTCAACGTTGTATTTAACTCCAGCATCATTAGCCACATAGATGTTGAGGTCGCAGTAGTTTGAAAAAGTTGTAGAATTCATTGCATAGACCGTCTTAACAACGGAACTAGTTCCTACGCTGTTTGTAGCATTTAATGAAACCGTAAAGTTACCTAAATGTGTATAAACATGAGTAGGGTTTTGTTCAGTTGAGTTTTTTCCATCCCCAAAATCCCAGTACCAGCTGGTTGGGTTACCTTTAGAAGTATCATTGAATTGAACACTCAATGGAGCACTGCCATTTGTTAAATTAGCTGTAAAATTAGCAGATGGCGCATCAGCGGCTGATGCACTCCCACATAAAGCTAATATCATAGAAAATACAATTACTATGAATATTATATTCTTTCGCATTTTAACCTCCATATTCGTATGATTGGATCAAAATAAAGATCCATAAATACGAATAAACGACGTAGGTATATATACATATCGTTTGTAAGAAAGCTTAATAGAGGTTTATTACTTACTCCAAATAATTACAAATATAAATAAAAAAGAAGCTAAATTGACCCATTTTTAATATGTAAACTTTAAAAAAAGAGATTTTATATGATTTAAGGGAATTTAATTAATTATTCTATGCTAAAAATTATAACATTAGTCCGTAATTAAGTTTTTAATATGCATTATTTAATTATAAAAATATATAAAAAATGAATTTTTGTATATTAAACTATGTTATCCCATTAATTGTCTTTAAATTCGTTTAAAATGCGTATTTTTTTCACCCACGATTTACAGCCTTCAGCACACTGCCGTCTTTCTCAACAAAAAGGATCACCTTACCGTTCACTGGACATGGTTTAATGAGTTTACTGGAGTTGAAAATCAAACCACTTGTAATTGACTGCCCATCAAGGGTGTATATGCCATCAATACCGCCATCCAGAAGCTCTTCAGCAGTTTTCTGGCCGGTGATCTTTTTGGGTCCCACCACTAAAAACCTCCCATCATTTTTAGTTGATGCAAGGCCTAAACCCGCCATAGCACCAATAACTCCATCTTCCGTACCGCCTAAACCTTCAAGTCGGATCCCAAGGTTATGCGCTAAATTCCTTGCTTTTTCCTGATTCAATATGGCGTATTTAGCGTCGTTTCCAAAAGCAGCGAGTGCAGGTGTGATCTGACTTTCATGGGCAACTGCAAGTCCTGGATCACTTCCTTCTATAAAATCGTCCATCATTTCACCCTTTACCACTTCAAACAACCCATCAATAGCATCTATTTCCCTGTTTTCAATATGGATCACTGAACACGTGTTGTGGGATGTATAAGGGATATCAGGATGTTTATATAACTGGTGGCGGGTAACACCGTAAACTGGATAATCTTTTGAAAGCTTTTTAGCAATTGTACGCGATAATTTACCAGTTCCTCTAGATTCAAGGTTGTCTGTATCGTCCATGCATATATAAATCATTTTAAATCTCCTTAATTGTTTTTTTACTGTGTTTTTTATTTTTATTATAAATTTTATCTTTAAATAAGCTTGAAAATTCTTTAAGTTTGGATGCGAGGCCTTTATAATGAGGCAAATAAGCCTCGTAGAAATATATTCTTTCTGGACCAATTCCTGCTTTTTCTAATTCATCCTTCAATTCTTCTACTTTAAGCATTAACTTCTCACTTACATGACTTCCTGCAGCATTTCCAGTCCCATCACCCAAAAATATACCTGCTGCACCCATTTTAAATGCATGAAGTATATGTTTAGGTTCTAACCTTAAAATAGAAGGAACTTTAATAATTCGAACTTCTGAAGGGTAGTTTAACCTGTTTTTACCCATACTATCAGCCGCAGTGTAGGCAATTTCTTTATCAAGAAATGCAATAACTGCAGGAGTCCCAGTACTCAAACATCCATCGATCCTTGCAAAAATATCTTCATCACTGCTTAAAGGTAAAGAGATTGCATTATTTTGACATTTTGATATACACCCTCCACACCCAGAACATGCAACTGGATCAACTTGAATAGTTTCACCGAGATATACTGCGCCGGAATGACATGATTTTACACATTCTTTGCACATTAAACATCTATCCTGATTAATGACAGCAAAATCAGGTTCTATTTCAATATTACCCTGAGAAATTAATTCTGCAACCTGTGATGCTGCAGAACGGGACATATTTATAGATGCTGTGACGTCCATAGCTTCTTTTGCAGTGCCGCAGACAAATATTCCCGGCACGGTTGTCTGGGTAGGTTCCATTTTAGAATTTTTCTCCTTTACAAACATTTCATGCGTTAAACTCACTCCAAGGGCTTTTTCTATCCTCAATATGTCTTCTGGAGGTTCAAGAGCGCATGAAAGTACCATCATGTCATTTTCTATATCTAAAATGCCCCCACCAAGAGTGTCTTCCACTCGGGCTACAAATTTGCCTTTATTTTTTTTAACTTCGGCCACCTTTCCCCTGATGAACTTAACTGTTTTCTCACCTTTTTTCTGGGTTTCAAAGTAGTAATTTTCATAAGTCCCCGGGGTTCTCATGTCAGTATAACATATATAAATTTCCACGCCTTTGTAATGGTCTATAATATAATTAGCATGTTTTAATGCCACCATACAGCATATTGTGGAGCAGTGGGGTATTGAACCTTCTTTCCTATCCCTTGAACCCACACACTGGATCATTACAATTCTATGGGGTTTTTTTCCTGTGGAAGGAACAACGAGTTTACCAGATGTGGGCCCGTTTACTGCAAGTATCCTTGCAAGTTCCATCTGGGTGATTACATCATGATACTTTTTGTAGCCAAATTCCTCTTTATCCTCAGGATTAAGTTCTTGATGTCCAGTAGCGATTATGACCGCACCAACATTTAAAGTTGTTTCAGTTGCCTGACGGTCCAGATCAATTGCCCCAGCAGGGCACGAATCTACACATGTTCCGCATTTAACACATACATCGCCATCTATTGTATAAGATAATGGAACCGCCTGTGAAAATGGTTTATATGCAGCTTTTCGAGTTGATAAACTTGCATTCCAATCATCACCAGTTACGACATTACATGCACGGGAACATTTCCCGCATGCATTACATTTTTCTTCATCCACAAATTTAGGGCCTGTTAAAATATCAACCGTGAAATTTCCAGCATGCCCAGCGACGCCTGTAACCTGAGACTGTGAAAAAATTTTTATATTCTGATTTTCTGCTACTTCACCCATTAAAGGGCCAAGAGAACACATGGCACATTCTTCACTAAGGGTATCTGCAGAAAATACTTTCCCTACCTTTACCATGTTGCCTCCGATGGTAGGAGTCTTTTCTACAAGGTAAACTTTTATATTCTGCCTTGCAAGTGAAAGAGCTGCTGTGATCCCTGAAATTCCACCCCCAATTACCAGAGCACTTTTTACAACTGACAAACTGGTTTTTTCATGAGGAACTGCCTGTTTAACACCATGCATTACAGAATTAACTATATCAATAGCCCTAGCAGTATGATCCAGGTCTTTATCAACCCATGCGCATTGCTCACGTATATTAGCCACTTCCAGCAAGTACTGGTTAATTCCCGCACTTTCAGCACACCTGCGGAATTCTTTCTCATGCATATTTGGAGAACATGCTGCAATAACAATTCTATCAACATTTGACGACTCAATACTTTCTTTAATCTTATTTTGACCTTCAACTGAGCAAATATAAGGATTTTCCTCTATAAAAATTACATCATCATCTGAGATGGCATTTTTCAGGTGCCCAATATCAATTTCACCGGAAATATTTCCCCCGCACTGGCAGATGAAAACACCTATTTTAGCATCACTCATTTTTTACCATCTCCAATGCCAAATTTCTCAAGAAATGGTTCCACAGGTACTGCATGCATATCAATACCTATATCTTCAGGTTCTGCACCAAGCAGCAGGGCAAGTAGCTCTGAAATATAAAGTACTGGTATTCTTAGGGACATACCTAATTCTTCTATCAAAGATTCCTGATAGTATTCAAGGTTGAATGTACAGCCAGGACATTGGGTAACAATTACATCTGGCATGGCCTCAGCAATGCTTGCAATTTTTCTCCTTAAAATTCCCCGGGGGTACTCACGGTCAATTACCGAACGGTGCAATCCCCCTCCACAGCATAGGAACTTTTCAGAATAATCCAGAACTTCACATTTAAATTCTTTTAATATAGTATCAATTACAGTTGGGTTTTCGAAATTACCAGATGTAACATCTTTAAAAAAGAATTTAGAATAATGACAGCCATGGTGAGTAACAGCTTTGACTCCTGAAAGGGAATAAACAGCTTTTTCGACTATCTTGCTCCTTCGTGCCAGAAATACATCTGAAATATGGCTGACTTCAGAATTGATATCATATTTTTTGCCCATATTTTTTAACATGCCTTTAAACTGTTTTTCAAGCTTTTTTTCCTTGGAAAGCAACTTCTGGCAGTGTTTTAAGTTGTTATAAGACATTGGACAGATGCAAGTAATATTATGGTTTTCAGTTTCTGCTGCAAGTGAAAAATTACGGGCATTTAAAGCCATAGCTGTTTCAATTGGAACTGTACCCGTATAAACTCCTAATCCTGCACATGAAGATTGGCGTGGGTCATCTGCATAATCAGCTTCAATAATATCGAGAATATATTTTACTGAAAGCTCTATTCCAGGATATACAGATCCTGCTGTACAGCTTTTAAATAAATAATAGTTATCAAGAGGTGGTGAAATAGTGTCCGGGTTCATTTTACAGCCCCCCAAAACCTGTACGTTTTAAAATTTCCCGTATTTCCCTCAAAGATTCTTCAGGAACTGGAACATTCCTTGCATCATCACTTCTAAATCCTAAACGTTCACGTTTCAGGTTATTATCACGGCAACGATGATAGGTTTGCTCCCCAAACTCAGTGAGCAAGTCTATATCCTGCGTAGATGGCAAAAATGTTTCTCCTTTTAAGTAAAGGTTCCTCTTTATTTTCTTTGAAATATCACTGATTTCTGGAGGGACATTACCTTCTAAAACAGCCAGGGTTTGCAGTGCCAGCACCCCTAAACCCGCTTTACAGTTTCTAGGACACCGTGCCCTGCATGAATAGCACTGGCCGCATTTCCAAATGAGTTCATTCAATTCTTCTGTGTAAATATCGCCCAGCATAAAACGCCTCATCAGATCCCTTGGCCTGTAATCTGCATACAGGTAGGCTGCAGGACAGCTTGCAGTACAGCGCCCGCACTGTATACACTTTTTAAATCCACTTTTCCTAAATAGAATATCTTTAAAATATTTTTTATCCGTTTTAAGAGTTATCTTCTTGATACTCCCATTTGCAGTTGATTCTAGTGTTCTGATATCTGCCATTTTGCCTTCCTTTTAATGTGATTCTTTTTTAAATTAGGATGCATTTATTATATTATGGAGTATGCGAAAAGGGAGTATATACGTATCGGTTGTGTGAGATTGTAATGAGGGATTATTACAGAACATATCGTTAAATTTACTGTAAAGACAAAACCAAATCCATCTGAAACTACAAATACAGTTAAAACTCATAAATGAAATATCTAAAAAATAGATTTTAAAGAACCGGAGGTCTCGGAGGGTGTGTGACTCCCTCCGGTTCATAAAGATATAATATTTAGAAATAATAATGAAAGGACCGATAAAGGTGGATGGGACCAAAGTATTTCTACTTTGGTTCAAGTTCTATCGGCATGTCATACATTACATATCGTTATATAAATAGTTTTCCCTATGTGATTAAACTCAAATTTTTCAAAATACAAAAAATAAGAAATTTTAGTAAGTTATGAATAGATTGCAGCTACTATAGCCACATTTTCAATACGTTTATTAATCCATATCGCATACATTGAAATATTTAAATAATCAAGGATTAACATGAACAAGATTCAAAAAATCATAATAATTGCCGCAATTGCAATAATAGCCATTATCAGCATAATTGTGTACGCAAATTACCAAAGTTCAAGCTTCAACAGCGGACAAATTACAGATATGGCAGGGAGAAGCGTTAACGTGCCTACTGATATTAATAAAACTTATTCAACAGCAGGATCAGTCACCATACTGCTTTACATGCTTGCTCCAGACACAATGATAGGCTGGAACTCCCTGAACGGGACACAAAACTACATGCCTGCCAAATATAAAGAACTCCCAGTCTTAGGAGGAGGTCAAGGACAAGGACAGGGAAATGCTAACTACGAAACGGTGATATCAAAGAACCCCGATGTGATATTTGCAGGCCATAGTGGAGACAATGACACCATTAATAAACTTCAACAGAAATTCGGCAGTATTCCTGTTGTGGACGTGGAAGGAGACAATAATCTAAGCAATATTGCGTCTGCGATCAAATTTATGGGCTATGTTCTTGGTAAACAGAACCAGTCAACCGAGCTGATTAACTTTTACAATGATGTGTTAAATCAAGTTAACGGTACTGTATCAACAATACCAGACTCCCAGAAGAAAAAAGTTTATTATGCCCGAAGTGCAGATGGGTTAACCACTTTTGCCCCTGATTCCCCACAAACACAGCTTATAAACATATGCGGAGGTAAAAACGTTGTAGAATCACCAGTTTCAAGTGGAGGTATGGCAGTTTCCATGGAACTTGTTTTACAGTGGAACCCTGATGTTATAATCACAAGTAGTTCTGAATTCTACAAAAACGTGTACTCAGACAAATCATGGCAGAGTGTAAACGCGGTTAAAAATAAACAGGTTTATTTAACTCCACAGGATCCATTCAACTGGTTTGAAAGCCCGCCTGGAGCAAATACAATTATAGGAATACCCTGGACAGCCAAAGTGTTATATCCCGATAAATTCACAAATTTAGATATGAATAACCTTACAAAAGAGTTTTATTCTAAATTTTATCATTACAACCTGACTGACAGCCAAGTCTCCAGTATCTTAAGCTCTTCAGGACTAAATAAATCATGAACACAAAATAAGAATTTATGAAATGTAAATCAGAGAAAACCAGTTTTTTAACAGAGTTCTTTCTGATTTTTCTATTTTCAGTCTATTTTGATTATATCAGCAGAAACTGCCTTAAATCCGATAAATACTCTTTTTCCAATATTTAAATCCAGTTTTTCACGTGAAAGTTCGGTGATATCTGCGATGACATTATCTCCACCAACATCCACATCAAGACGCACAGCATCGTCTTTAAACTGCATTTTGGTTATTGTTCCTTCAAA contains these protein-coding regions:
- a CDS encoding hydrogenase iron-sulfur subunit — its product is MSDAKIGVFICQCGGNISGEIDIGHLKNAISDDDVIFIEENPYICSVEGQNKIKESIESSNVDRIVIAACSPNMHEKEFRRCAESAGINQYLLEVANIREQCAWVDKDLDHTARAIDIVNSVMHGVKQAVPHEKTSLSVVKSALVIGGGISGITAALSLARQNIKVYLVEKTPTIGGNMVKVGKVFSADTLSEECAMCSLGPLMGEVAENQNIKIFSQSQVTGVAGHAGNFTVDILTGPKFVDEEKCNACGKCSRACNVVTGDDWNASLSTRKAAYKPFSQAVPLSYTIDGDVCVKCGTCVDSCPAGAIDLDRQATETTLNVGAVIIATGHQELNPEDKEEFGYKKYHDVITQMELARILAVNGPTSGKLVVPSTGKKPHRIVMIQCVGSRDRKEGSIPHCSTICCMVALKHANYIIDHYKGVEIYICYTDMRTPGTYENYYFETQKKGEKTVKFIRGKVAEVKKNKGKFVARVEDTLGGGILDIENDMMVLSCALEPPEDILRIEKALGVSLTHEMFVKEKNSKMEPTQTTVPGIFVCGTAKEAMDVTASINMSRSAASQVAELISQGNIEIEPDFAVINQDRCLMCKECVKSCHSGAVYLGETIQVDPVACSGCGGCISKCQNNAISLPLSSDEDIFARIDGCLSTGTPAVIAFLDKEIAYTAADSMGKNRLNYPSEVRIIKVPSILRLEPKHILHAFKMGAAGIFLGDGTGNAAGSHVSEKLMLKVEELKDELEKAGIGPERIYFYEAYLPHYKGLASKLKEFSSLFKDKIYNKNKKHSKKTIKEI
- a CDS encoding ABC transporter substrate-binding protein; the encoded protein is MIYICMDDTDNLESRGTGKLSRTIAKKLSKDYPVYGVTRHQLYKHPDIPYTSHNTCSVIHIENREIDAIDGLFEVVKGEMMDDFIEGSDPGLAVAHESQITPALAAFGNDAKYAILNQEKARNLAHNLGIRLEGLGGTEDGVIGAMAGLGLASTKNDGRFLVVGPKKITGQKTAEELLDGGIDGIYTLDGQSITSGLIFNSSKLIKPCPVNGKVILFVEKDGSVLKAVNRG
- a CDS encoding chitobiase/beta-hexosaminidase C-terminal domain-containing protein, which codes for MKNWGRCVIFIALICALMLIFSGSVSADNVNSTNSTTPISDYNDVYINTTDNTSYYMQDLGSGGGLNAVHVSANSTSGANYGQYTITSNQSGVFYVTDTGGRGYQDDVILMIAVNGTIPDDFAVHIKASGYTWTPTDARDTAPDISSVTYQAVTIDKTFYKSDFIYGPQNWKLAGGDTAYPIFYGEDMNDSSNMFYILFVDLHAGLLGSNYPGGNTFINYGNVKVNYSFDNLYSLAAFNVYSWNANTTHGQGMGWTNSILPGQTGGPSGYAVMGSPKANAAFTTDVSSGLVPLTVHFTSKSTGVKPLTYAWDFDNDGVIDSTEQNPTYTYNAAGNYTVKLTVTNDHGNSEITQYIVVKIIDVSSDIANGAYNTLKTVTLTAGDNLYPNPKIYYTLNGSDPTTSSILYKDPITFSDEGTITLKFIAVDDAGNVSDIVTRTYTIDKTSPTASADIAGGTYNTRKSVTLTAIDIIDSNPVIYYTTDGTDPRTSSTRVQYTSSLLINTNTTLKFATVDDAGNWSPVYTETYIMADITAPIASASLLGGLYTSDQDVELSAVDEMDLNPKIYYTRDSSNPTTNSTLYTWPIDINTIGTTVLKFIAADAAGHISNVTTITYTLDKPGAGGTWNSTIIDSSGEYNSIAVDKSGNPHIAYYQVAQSDTDYPELKYAYKDSKGWHIEIVDSTKAGAGFYVSLVLDSSGNPHMVYGEVFGQDTVDKLKYAYKDSTGWHIIILDQNSYISYINLVLYNDQPRISYYNNSANNGAGELQYMYKNGTKWVIENVTPKSSGGRWNSLAVDSNGNPRISYYDIVSGPVQGSLRYAERTSDGVWKTTIVDGNMLDLLNVGAWNSLALDSSGNPCISYNVNNGTNGSLKYAYWNGTKWITEVVSNLKSLCSKLVLTQSDSPLIVYQDSTTQNLKYAYKEGSGWITDNYIDTVDGVGQWISLTLSPSGIPNVSYTTANSRLKYAYLVPFILHASICGGNYNTTQMVNLTSTAGTTIYYTKDGSDPRKSSTKIKYTSPVMVNSTMTLKFAAVDSATNWSSVYIETYTITDNISPTVGANVPSGLYNTAKSVSLSMSEIGTIYYTTNGITPTKISIKYTGPISIGSTTTLKFLAVDGAGNLSPVYTVNYTIDKTAPKASVSVPSGYYNANKAVTLKMSESGTIYYTKNGSTPTTSSTKYTGQISITSSTTLKFLAVDKAGNKSPVYTVKYVIDKTRPYVKSMYPKKSSTGISRSKTLYIKFSENIKTSINWSKVYIKNLKTGKKIAVSKLIKNNILYLKTGKRSAYTWYQIYIPASAIKDVAGNNGIGYTWKFKTGKY
- a CDS encoding PKD domain-containing protein: MRKNIIFIVIVFSMILALCGSASAADAPSANFTANLTNGSAPLSVQFNDTSKGNPTSWYWDFGDGKNSTEQNPTHVYTHLGNFTVSLNATNSVGTSSVVKTVYAMNSTTFSNYCDLNIYVANDAGVKYNVENGRSQVYTYSYVNNTYFFLLESNGGGFNPIHISNNNASNNFGQVTTTSNQSGTFWITFTGGQATMHEAILMLAVNGTIPDDFSVHITSSGYTWDIPSAGLGNVNDPKTNLNYVTAAVNETFTKNDFIYGPQIWRPSTLSNYPIYYGQNMDDTNNTFHIMFIDLYAGCLQTGIDNGAIRVDYSFNDLTSFAAFNVFGWYSASAHGTGAIMTNCLNASKSKISGFNVMGVPSANFTANVTNGSAPMDVQFNDQSTNSPTSWSWDFGDGTTSTEQNPAHTYTKPGVYTVSLTATNTGGSNTETQIITVNDVTAPIVNSSQVGGVFNTTQTVTLNATDDSDSATIYYTTDGTDPKTSSTRSVYTGPIEIDGTTTLKYAAVDAAGNWSSVYSETYTIKSDVYVQVIPSKTNPQVGDKVTYTFKLCNNGPGIANDVVFTYVIPEGLEYDGATVDQGTIYYDDATRTLTWNLGNVTVGDPYLWLNVTVLSAGSYNLQPAVTTAGYDPELNSSIGSLLVNAVSATDNGSGSGSGSGFSTGNNTTVHAVTTTTTKTVPMQDTGLPLGGLVSALLLAGSGLALSRKK